A window of Solanum stenotomum isolate F172 chromosome 9, ASM1918654v1, whole genome shotgun sequence genomic DNA:
ATAAATTAGgttctttcattttttatgttttggaaAACATGTGATGAAATAAATAAGGTTAGTTCATTCTTTAagtagaaattttaaatttgagtttgagaatgaacaccttcttcttcttttttttggcaGGAAACAGTTTTTCTTGTAACAAATACTATccaacacaaatttaaattaggaATAATTACATTTTCTATTATTTGGTCAtactaaatgagaaaaaaaaaagacataaacaCAATTATACCTTTTAACTTGACCTTCGTGGtaatgttttttaattttaaatttgtacaaatagacacttaaatttgtatgaaGTTGAACATGTAGATAGGGGCAAAGCCACCTTGTATTAAGGGGGTTTGgatgaaaattatattaattatgcatggttaaaataattttttatgtatatatagtagatgtcgaacccccttcgtttacttcgtgtgtctatttctACAAATTTTGAACTCCCTTATTAAAAATTTTGACTCCGTCACCGCATGTAGACACACACATCTTATGTGATATAATAACGTAAGATGCCAGATATGACACAAATTATCATGTATGACTCCAATTTTCAAGTAACACATGTATATCTTCTTATTgagttttatacaaatttaaatatttacgTGTANttaattttaaatttgtacaaatagacacttaaatttgtatgaaGTTGAACATGTAGATAGGGGCAAAGCCACCTTGTATTAAGGGGGTTTGgatgaaaattatattaattatgcatggttaaaataattttttatgtatatatagtagatgtcgaacccccttcgtgtgtctatttctACAGATTTTGAACTCCCTTATTAAAAATCTTGGCTCCGTCACTACATGTAGACACACACATCTTATATGATATAATAACGTAAGATGCCAGATATGACACAAATTATCATGTATGACTCCAACTTCCAAGTAACACATGTATATCTCCTTATTGagctttatacaaatttaaatatttacttgTATTCACTTCAAGTTGGACGATGTACATTatgtattataaaaaaaaactccgGTGCAATCAAAAACTCCTATAAATAACCCCTCCCTTCACATATTATAACATatctatttttcttcaaattacaaaaaattaaagatgtgtAGTGGAAGAAGAGAGGGTGAAGAAGAAACTACCTCAATTTCGTATTGCAAAGGGCCATTGAAAGAGGGAGAATCCATAATTAGGTCTACAATTTCTTGTGCGCTCTGTAGTTCAGAGGCCTCTGTTTATTGTGAAGCTGATAATGCTTTTCTTTGCCGGAAATGCGATAGATCGGTTCACGGAGCTAATTTCTTGGCTCAGAGACATATAAGATGCCTTCTTTGCAGCGTTTGCCGGAAAACAACGAGGCGGTTTCTGATCGGAACTTCGTCGGAGCTGATTTTGCCGACGATTGCCGATTTAGAACAGAGAAACAGAAGGAGAAGTGCAGATTCTGAGACGACGGACTACAGAACGACGCCGCAAGAGCTTTTCCTgtttatttgatatttaattatgttttgatttttttgtttcattccaTTATTGGATGAtgcatttaatttaaattaattaagagtACATACTTTGTATGTATTAcgttaattaataataaaaatatataaaattaatatattgttatactgttaacttcaattttttttttttaaaaaacgtaAAATTATTAAGATAAGATCGCATTGATATATTGGTACTTTGGAAATGTTTTGGCAAAGCAGAGGAGTCGAAAATTGGTAATGAAGACATAAACACAAAATTTAACCTTTAGAAATGTAATTTACCGACTAAGGGACGTCGATCCAAGAGTGGATCCGCCCTGCTTACCGAACCTGCAAGTCATAAAAgatgaaatgataattttgaaaagccaattcaagaagaaatcatgattcacATGAAATGACCTTTCTTGGCAAATAATTTTGACTCATCTTATCAGCATGAAGAAAAATCCCAATTCAAGTAAACTAACAAAAAACAGGTCCATCACATTGAACAAAAATCACATATGTATAGAGTTTGATAACTGTAAATAAACAGGTGTGTCTTATAATCATCAAATCATCAGGCTGGAGAAAAGTACTACCCTTCAATTTTCTgttacaaaacaaaattgagcGACTTTCTGAGATAATTACcattagttgagtgactttctgaaaTAAAAACTATTAGTCAAGTGATGTATGATCGTGTTCTGGTTTTCTTATCCTCATTATATCTCATCTTGGCTTTTTCCCTTGTCTGTACTTGGTTACTAGTTTCTACATCCAAATCCAACTCCCATAATGATTCACCATTCAGAGAGACAGGCTAGAATGCACAACCTTGACAATCAGTTGCAGAACATAAATATGTAAACAAGTTCAATGTTGAAATCCAAGTCAATAGCTTCTGAGAGATTATATCATCTCCTTGAAATCCAAGATCcttacactttgtttggatggttgttatgtattgtttcataatgtatcgtaTTGCATTgtactttattattttaatgaatacaatgtTTGGATTGATTGTATCGTTCTCCGTCAttacataatgtcacacattcataatttgaatgataaacctacaaGAAAAATAGGGTATGGATAGAGTTACTATGGAAAGGTAAGGTAAAAGATGAAATGcagtttttaaataataaagacaaaatgagaagaaaatattaaggtaacgaTGCGATCACACCAACTCGTTCATTACATAAAATAGGTCTATTCGTCGTCGCTCAAATTACCtcaaacaatttctttttatcataattttcacGCCCACTATCatataatttaattagtatCTACCGACAGTGCTATAAAATTTTACCCTTGCTATTATATATTTAACACATTATAGAAAGTTATTTGCCTTGCCTTCTATGCtaggtaaattttttttatattgtcggtgtataaaattaaaatgtaaagTAACCCaagaaagaaatatataaaCCTTTGGGAGAGTAAATCCTCTCGGCAGAGAGGTCCTGGATATTTAGTGTCATTTGATGCCTTCT
This region includes:
- the LOC125876580 gene encoding B-box domain protein 30-like — encoded protein: MCSGRREGEEETTSISYCKGPLKEGESIIRSTISCALCSSEASVYCEADNAFLCRKCDRSVHGANFLAQRHIRCLLCSVCRKTTRRFLIGTSSELILPTIADLEQRNRRRSADSETTDYRTTPQELFLFI